A window of the Virgibacillus pantothenticus genome harbors these coding sequences:
- a CDS encoding bifunctional 2-methylcitrate dehydratase/aconitate hydratase produces MVQVKDERKTDVLLEELADYVLNKEITSEEAFSTAHYVLIDSIGCGILALNYPECTKHLGPIAPGTVVPNGVRVPGTSHVLDPVQGAFNIGTMIRWLDYNDTWLAAEWGHPSDNLGGILAVADFISRQNVANGKPPLKVKDVLEMAIKAHEIQGILALENSLNRVGLDHVLYVKIATTAVVTKMLGGNREEIINALSNAWIDNSSLRTYRHAPNTGSRKSWAAGDATSRAVRLAFMAIQGEMGYATALSAPGWGFQDVLFNKQELVLKQPLNSYVMENVLFKVSYPAEFHAQTAAEAAIELHPEVKDRLDEIDYITISTHEPAIRIIDKQGPLYNPADRDHCLQYITAIGLLKGDIVAEDYEDDVAADPRVDMLRDKMVVTENKAYTVDYLDPEKRSIANAVQVHFKDGTQTAAIEREYPLGHRFRREEAIPKILEKYATNLATQFASKQLREIEAVSYDYDKLAEMDVHEWMELFVK; encoded by the coding sequence ATGGTACAAGTTAAAGATGAAAGAAAAACAGATGTATTATTAGAAGAGTTAGCTGATTATGTATTAAATAAAGAGATTACTAGTGAAGAGGCTTTTTCAACCGCCCATTATGTATTAATCGACTCAATTGGCTGTGGAATTCTAGCCCTTAATTACCCAGAGTGTACGAAGCATCTTGGACCAATTGCCCCTGGAACAGTTGTACCGAACGGGGTTCGTGTGCCTGGTACATCTCATGTGCTAGATCCTGTGCAAGGGGCTTTTAATATCGGCACGATGATTCGTTGGCTCGACTATAATGATACGTGGCTTGCAGCTGAGTGGGGCCATCCTTCCGATAACCTTGGCGGTATTTTAGCGGTTGCTGATTTTATTAGTCGCCAGAACGTGGCGAATGGGAAACCCCCACTAAAAGTCAAAGATGTATTGGAAATGGCTATCAAAGCTCATGAAATTCAGGGAATTCTAGCGTTAGAGAACAGTCTGAACCGAGTAGGGCTCGATCATGTACTATATGTTAAAATTGCTACTACCGCCGTGGTAACGAAAATGCTTGGTGGTAACAGGGAAGAGATTATTAATGCATTATCCAATGCTTGGATTGATAATTCAAGTCTACGTACGTATCGTCACGCTCCAAATACTGGCTCACGTAAATCATGGGCTGCTGGCGATGCTACGAGTCGAGCTGTTCGATTAGCATTCATGGCTATTCAAGGTGAAATGGGTTATGCTACGGCTTTAAGTGCTCCAGGATGGGGCTTTCAAGACGTGTTGTTCAACAAGCAAGAGCTTGTGTTAAAACAGCCGTTAAATAGTTATGTGATGGAAAACGTGCTCTTTAAAGTATCTTATCCTGCTGAATTTCATGCCCAAACAGCTGCCGAAGCGGCGATTGAATTACATCCTGAGGTAAAGGATCGTTTGGATGAAATTGATTATATTACGATTTCCACACATGAACCGGCTATTCGAATTATTGATAAGCAAGGACCATTGTATAATCCTGCCGACCGTGACCATTGCTTGCAGTATATAACAGCAATTGGTCTATTAAAAGGGGACATTGTCGCAGAAGATTATGAGGATGATGTAGCCGCAGATCCACGTGTTGATATGCTACGAGATAAAATGGTTGTAACGGAGAACAAAGCATATACAGTAGATTATTTAGATCCGGAGAAACGCTCGATTGCCAATGCAGTACAAGTCCATTTCAAAGATGGTACCCAAACAGCAGCTATTGAACGTGAATATCCGTTGGGGCACCGTTTCCGCAGAGAAGAAGCGATTCCAAAGATCTTAGAAAAATATGCAACGAATTTAGCTACGCAGTTTGCAAGTAAGCAGTTACGGGAAATTGAAGCTGTGAGCTACGATTATGATAAACTAGCAGAAATGGACGTTCATGAATGGATGGAACTATTTGTGAAGTAA
- the mmgD gene encoding citrate synthase: MSTKQQFVPGLDGVIAAETAISFLDTEQEKIIIRGHELIDLSKSNDYIDVVHLLLDGKLPNASEKTVLEKKLTSNYDIPDEVMQILSLLPKETHPMDGLRTGLSALSGYDKDIDNRSLETNKSRAYALLGTLPAITVNSYRLINGKEAVKPDQSLSYSANFLYMITGEKPTDFEAEIFDRTLLLYSEHEMPNSTFTARVIASTNSDLYGALTGGVASLKGNLHGGANEAVMYMLNEVKTAAAFEELIQRKLANKEKIMGFGHRVYMKKMDPRALVLKDSLKQLCEKKGDYTLLEMCEAGEKVMREEKGLYPNLDYYAAPVYWMLGIPIGLYTPIFFSARTAGLAAHVIEQHNNNRIFRPRVHYIGESY, encoded by the coding sequence ATGAGTACGAAGCAGCAGTTTGTCCCTGGTTTGGACGGAGTTATTGCAGCAGAGACAGCAATCTCTTTTCTTGATACAGAGCAAGAAAAAATCATTATTCGAGGTCATGAACTAATCGATTTGTCGAAAAGCAACGATTATATTGATGTTGTCCACCTTTTATTAGATGGAAAATTACCAAATGCCTCAGAAAAAACTGTACTTGAAAAAAAGCTAACCTCCAATTACGACATCCCAGATGAAGTCATGCAAATTTTATCTCTGTTACCAAAAGAAACACATCCAATGGACGGATTGCGCACAGGATTGTCAGCGCTTTCGGGATACGATAAAGATATTGATAATCGTTCATTGGAGACGAATAAAAGCAGAGCGTATGCATTACTAGGAACGTTGCCTGCTATTACGGTGAATAGCTATCGTCTCATTAATGGGAAGGAGGCTGTGAAACCGGATCAATCGCTTTCTTATAGTGCAAATTTTCTATATATGATAACAGGAGAAAAGCCAACTGACTTTGAAGCGGAAATTTTTGACCGTACATTACTTCTTTATAGTGAGCATGAGATGCCAAACTCAACATTTACTGCCAGAGTAATTGCTTCGACGAATTCTGATCTTTATGGCGCATTAACGGGTGGAGTTGCCTCTTTAAAAGGAAATTTGCATGGTGGAGCGAATGAGGCGGTCATGTATATGTTAAATGAAGTGAAAACCGCTGCTGCTTTTGAAGAGCTTATCCAAAGGAAACTCGCCAATAAAGAAAAGATAATGGGCTTCGGGCACCGTGTTTATATGAAAAAGATGGACCCGCGAGCCTTAGTTTTGAAAGATTCCTTAAAGCAATTATGTGAGAAAAAAGGCGACTATACGCTATTAGAAATGTGCGAAGCAGGAGAAAAAGTCATGCGAGAGGAGAAAGGATTGTATCCAAATCTCGATTATTATGCAGCCCCGGTTTATTGGATGCTAGGGATTCCGATTGGTTTGTATACACCAATTTTCTTCAGTGCACGTACAGCTGGGTTAGCTGCACATGTCATTGAACAGCATAACAATAATCGGATTTTCCGTCCACGTGTGCATTATATTGGAGAAAGCTATTAA